tctgctttgggtagctcttggtggggcgattctCGCCGTACCTCGCTgatgtgttgagtactttactccatctgatttggagtgtgtcttgcacagccttgagcctttgcttctgctttttcagactcctcgcggtggcaacaagcctttgacgggcattctgctgctccgggtgcctgtccggcgttatgtcatccggactattatctttgacagaattggtttgttcggtttgattctccgtattgccgtggtccggcagtggttcgccctgctccaacgctgggtctatatgattgttatttctgtcgaggcgggatttggggcggcacttccgccgccgctttgactgcttctcgagggaacaggcttcggtgcgtccttccgttcctcgtcgtcttcttcttttggtgtgtccaccatgtatacgtcatatgatgaagtggacgtccagcgccctgcgTGCGGTGGTTCCTTTTCGCCTCCcggatcgtcgtccataccgtcgatgtcttcggagtcgaagtcgagcatgttggttgagtcatcgacagtggctattaagtgggtggtgggtgggcgtcgaatttcttcgtcgtccgcatcccaatcatgttggccataatccggccagggctctgacaaagagagagaccttagtgaattcaggatgtcgccaaagggcgagtgctgaaagatatccgtggcggtgaattccatgatcggctcccaatcagattcgattggcaggggcacgggcggttcggagtcaaaaaaagagttcggcaccttggagtcacgggctgcgcagagggttatgctggtgtttggcttgatagccgttgagactgcagcccctgaggcggtgtctaaccacccatcctcgattggcacagttggctccgagctaagggttggagctgatgcgggcgcggcctctggggtactgttcggcggcagagctaggtcatacccatcacgacagtgcggcgtgcccggctgtggctcgaatccgttgaagatcaagtctccgcggatgtcggccgtgtagttcaaacttccaaatctgacctgatgaccaggggcgtagctttcaatctgctccagatggccaagcgaattagcccgcagtgcaaagccgccgaatatgaagatctgtccggggagaaaagtctcaccctggaccgcatcactatcgatgatagtaggagccatcaagcctaacggcgacgacacagaggaactctcaatgaaagcaccaatgtcggtgtcaaaactggcggatctctggtagggggtcccgaactgtgtgtctaggccggatggtaacaggaggcaggggacatgaagttttacccaggttcgggccctcttgatggaggtaaaaccctacgtcctgcttgattaatattgatgatatgggtagtacaagagtagatctaccacgagatcagagaggctaaaccctagaagctagcctatggtatgattgtatgttgtgattgttgtcctacggactaaaacccttcggtttatatagacaccagagagggttagggttacacaaggttggttacaaaggaggagatatccatatacgtattgcatagcttgccttccacgccaagtagagtcacatccggacacgagacgaagtcttcaatcttgcatcttcatagtctaatagtccggccaatggagatagtccggctgtccggagaccccctaatccaggactccctcactcgtagaccgtaagcagaagcattatgacaacgcagttgatgtagttgtacgtcttcatgatcgaccgatcctagcaccgaaggtacggcacctccgcgatctgcacacgttcggctcggtgacgtccgacgaactcacgatccaatagagtgtcgagggagagcttcgtcagcacgacggcgtgatgacgatgatgatgatgctaccggaacagggcttcgccttagcaccgctacgatatgaccgaggtggattatggtggagggggcaccgcacacggctaagagatcaatgatcaacttgtgtgtctatggggtgtcccctggccacgtatataaaggaggggagggaagaggtggccggccctaggggggtgcaccaggtgtggggaatcctactagtactccccagtccaagtaggattcccctcccttttcctattcggagtaggagagtaggaaagagagggagagggagaaggaaaggggggcacgcccccaccccttGTACAATTCAGTTTGGacagggggaggcgcgcgccacctcttggcccttctcccctctctccactaaagcccaataaggcccattacttctcccggtgaattcccgtaactccccgatactccgaaaaatacccgaatgactcggaacctttccgatgtctgaatatagccttccaatatatcgatctttacgtctcgaccatttcgagactccttgtcatgtccgtgatctcatccaggactccgaacaaccttcagtacatcaaatcacataactcataataccaattgtcatcgaacgttaagcgtgcggaccctacgggttcgagaactatgtagacatgaccgagactcatctctggtcaataaccaatagtggaacctggatgttcatcttggctcccacatattctacgaagatctttatcggtcaaaccgcataacaacatacgttgttccctttgtcataggtatgttacttgcctgagattcgatcgttggtatctcaatacctagttcaatctcgttaccggcaagtctctttactcgttctgtaatgcaacatcccgtaactaactattagtcacattgcttgcaaggcttatagtgatgtgcattaccgagagggcccaaagatacctctccgacaatcggagtgacaaatcctaatcttgatctatgccaactcaacaaacaccatcggagacacctgtagagcacctttataatcacccagttacgttgtgacgtttggtagcacacaaagtgttcgtccgaCATTCGGGAGtttcatgatctcatagtcataggaacatgtataagttatggagaaagcaatagcaacaaactaaacgatcatcgtgctaagctaacggttgggtcaagtcaatcacatcattctctaatgatgtgatctcgttaatcaaatgacaactcatgtctatggttaggaaacataaccatcattgattcaacgagctagtcaagtagaggcatactagtgacattctgtttgtctatgtattcacacatgtactgagtttctggttaatacaattctagcatgaataataaacatttatcatgatataaggaaatataaataacaactttattattgcctctagggcatatttccttcagaggagGCAAATTAGCTGTGATATTTAGGTGCGGTCCCCAGAAAGATCTGGAATGGTAATCAAAGTGTTATCCTCAAATTTCAGGTATGCTGAAGTTCCTAATGCAAGGTTGAGAAAGGATAGGTGGGCTCCACCTACAAGTGATTGCATTAAGATAAACGTTGATGTTTCTTTCGATCCAGATATGTTAAGGGGAACTACATGTGCAGGCATTCGTGATTAAAAAAGGGAAGTTCATCGCCGCATGTAATGCACGGTTGCATATGGTTCAAGATGTTCTTTCGGCTGAGGCTCTCGCTCTCAAGCATGGTTTGTTCTTAGCTAAATCCATGGGTTGTAATAAAGTTGTTATGAGTTTCTGATAATAGTGAATTAATAGAAATTATGATGAATGAGAGGCCTCCTACAGGTATTGCTGCAACGATTTTTCATGATTGTTTTTCTATGGAGCCAGAATTTGTTAGGAGTATAATCATGCGAATAGGGAAGCAACTTTTGTAGCTCATGAACTAGCCTAGTTGGCTAAGTTCCAGGCCACCAGGGTCTGGTTGGATGATCCTCCCCCTCTATTGTACCTCTCATGGTGAATGATGTAACATTATTATCTATTAAATAAAGAGGTCTTTTGAGGTTAAAAAAACTAGCGAGACAAATTCTTGCCTAAAACCGAGAAGGAAAAGGAAGGTTGGAACTAAATTGTACCTAAAAATAAGTCTTGGGCAAAGCACAAGAGTAGCATTTTGTCGTGTAGGTACCATCCACCCCTACAGGGTCACCACACCCGACAAGTGTTTGGTGAATGTCTTTTTGTCCCTTCTTTGAAGTAATGGATTCAGACATGGAGTACATGTATGAGCACTACATTGAGTCGTTCGACGAGGAGGATTatgtgaatgaaatgatgatgatgatgtaggtGATCCTTGTAGATGAGGAGAGTGCAGAAGAGcgtgttctcaatttcaagggataGATCAAGGGTCATTGAGTGTTGAATCAGAACAAGGCACAAGGGCATTTGACTAATGCACCCTAGATGCCCGGACAATTTTCACCAGCGCTTTCAGATGCAAAAACCGTCTCCGGGCGTCTCTACAATGGCGTCCGGTCCTACAATGACTACTTAATCTTAAAGAAGAATGACATAGGAAGGATTTCATTCTATGGTTAGCAGAAGTGCACAGCTGCATTGCGGATACTTGCATATGGCATAGACGCGGATTCGTGGGACGAACATCTCGagatgtctgagagcacatgcggAGACGCCATGGTCAGATTTGCTACTGCGGTGGTCGAGGTGTTTGGATCTCAGTACTTGAGAGAACCAATTGTCGCAGACACCGAAAGACTTTTGACAATGTATGAAGTAAGAAGGTAGTCAGGTTTGCTCGGATTTCTTGATTTTATGCACCCAAAAGCTCTACAAGGGCATGGCAATATTAGGGCCATGTTAAAAAGCTTCTGGATTTGACACAATTTCTTTGGCATGCCCAGGTGTCACAGTGACGTCAATGTGTTGCAGCGGTCTCCATTGTTTGTTAGGTGAACTAAGGGCAAGGTCCTCCTTGCAACTATACTGTCAATGTGCATCAATACAACATGGACTACTATCTCATGGTATCTATCCTCCTtgagctacctttgtcaagaccatctagaaaggatgtggagagggcatttggagtgttTGAAGCCCATTTTGTGGTTGCTCGTGGACCTGCTAAATAATGGGATAAGAAGACCTTGTGGGAGGTGGTCACATATTGTGTGATCATGAACAACATGATTGTGGAGGATGAGGGTGAATGTGCCGTCAGAGGTCTGGAATTTGAGAATatgggtgatcctatccaacttccaCATCAGAATCCAGTCACTTTAACGAGTTTGTTCAAATGTATTAATAAATTCGACACCGAGCAAATCATAAGCACCTACATGAAAATTTGATTAAGCATCCGTGGGCGGTTAAAAGTGATAACCAGGGCATATGCGTGAGTTGAATTTAAATTTAAATTATTTATTTGAAAACTTAGTTGGATTATAATATTTAAATTAGAAGTACTCTCGGGTTTGAATATTTTTAAGTGGATCATAGTGTCCGTTTTGGAGGCCGGTGTTTGAGATGCACTAACCGTACTTCCGCTCCAAACGCATTGACCCGGATCGACAGCTCAGCtaggagcaactctagcagaccccgcaaaacgccggcccgcaaaacgcgtaTGCAGTTCGCGTAAAACAacttttgcgggccggcgcgggctgGCACAAATGCAGACCCCCAAATGGAttcgtaaaaaagtatattcgtgGAATATGCTTTTTTAATGGGTCGGCTATGCGGGTTATGCTCTTTGCGCCGCTGCATCCCCGCAAATCATCAGCCTGCAAATCTCAAATCCAACATAATTCAACAATCGAAAACAAACTTAATTATTCAAATCAAACATGAAATAATAATCATccgcattacaaataattattcaaatcaccgtagcaaacttaaaataatgcaatacaaaacttgtcatgaatacaaatacaaatgaatacaaaaattagtcattgtccagccctttgccaatggtgctcaatgagatcttcctgaagttgaaagtgtgtgtctgcattttcaatctccttgtatgtctgaagaaaagctctaatcCGGTTTGGGTCTCTAATGAGCCGAAACGCCGTATGCAATCACTCGCATAgctgcggagattttttgatatgcactaaaacCCTTTAAGCCCACGGCATTCCTTCTCTGAGTGAAATACCGGCAATTTGCCTCGCAAGTTTCAACAATTTTCACAAAAAGGAATCGGCGCATTCGATACCTTCTGCGGAAGAGGTGTGCAGGATATGTAGGGTTCTCCGAAAAATAATCTTGCATCAACATCCCGTTTCCAAGATGGCGATTCCGTGGAATGCACAGACGCCCGACAGTAGATCCTCGCCTCCTCTTTCGGTACTTGTCTtcatgctccttcacggcaagcgcCATAACCAATGTTTGCTGCCGAAAGGTCGCAAGCATAGTCTCCacatccgagtcgtccgaatcggACGAATCGGATAGCAAGAACTTCTCACACGGGGTCAACTCCATCTACACGCACGCCGGCGCGTCAATCTACTACACAGCTCGTGAAAATCACAAAAAAGGGACTAATCGGTGGCGAGTGATCCCGGGCAGCGACGAGGGTGATGCGCTCGGCGGTGGTCGAtcccagcggcggcggcgactgggggcggctcttctcgccggatccggaggggcggtgcagcggctcggcgcgggagggtgtggggcggccccgcggagcgattccgcccgcagatatggccggaatcgccggcggcgggcgggcggaagcaagggcgggcggcggcggaaggaaggggaaaaagagcgcgggctgaaatgtcccttcCGCCAACTGCTTCTCTGTGATGCAGGGCACCGCAATCGCGAGGGGAAAACCCGCATTTTCTCGGGTTGGGGCCGGAAATTTGTCGCGCCACCTAAAAATTTATGCGGGTCGGGGTGGGGTGCGGAGTCTGATCGGGCAGGCTTTTCGGCCTGTACCCgtattttgacggttattttacaggTAAGGGACGGATGCGGGGTCTAATAGAGAGCAGAAACAGCAAAGAAGATCCGACGGGCCTCACCCCACCAGCCGGCACTCCCCACCCCACCCCGAGACGTCCAACTCCATCACCAACCCTCCGATAACCCCCTTCCATAAGTACTGCTAGTACCAGCTCCAAACCCACGCACGATTGTTGTTCAACTCGGCCCTGTTCGTTTCCTCTGCCgcccacgccacgccacgccacgcggGCGCCGCACGAGGAGCGCGCGAGCTGCCGCGAGCCCGCGATCGACCTGTTCTGTTGATCCAGCTCGAAAGGGGTAAAGAATGGCGCCGCCGCCcgaggaggagcggggcggcggtggctgctGCGCGAGGTGGCTTCGGCGGGAGGTGCTGCTGGCCCTCGCGCTGGGGCAGCTCATCTCGCTGCTCATCACCTCCACCGGCTTCTCCTCCTCCGAGCTCGCGCGCCGAGGTGCGTTCGTCAACTCGCGGCCCCTTCCTCCCCCCGTGTCGCCGTTGGCCGGGCGACGGCTTACGGCCGACGAGTGTTTGATCAGTACTCTGTCATCACCAATTGTGCTTTGATTAATACTCTGTCGTCGCTAATTGTGCTTTGGTTAACACTCTGTCGCTGTTGGTTTCCCTCTTGGATGACAAGAGGCATCGCCCTCCGCTTTCTCTTCTCTAATTATGGTAAATTTGCGGAGAGATTGTTCCTTTCTGACTTTTCGAGTGGTGCTCCGGCGGTGTTCGGGAATCTAGATTGATTGGTCGCCTACCTCGTGTTCTTCAGTTCCGTTGCTTTTGGGTCGACACTCGACAGCAAAGTGGATTTTTGGAGCCTCTCGATTAAATATTGGGGTTCCATGGCTTTTTCCCAAGACTTTACAGTTTACACAACATCTGATGCGGCGTGGTTCTCCCTTTTAGTTTATAGGCTATAAACAAATCATCTCTGCCATGAGAAAATATATTAGTTTCTTTATAAGCCGATTGAGATCTTCTGTGTCAGTTTGGACGATGTCACCTCAGTTCAGAGGCAGAGTGCACTCTTGTGAACTAGTAATAACTAAAACAAAAATGCAAGCGCCAAAGTCTCAGcacactagtgtaaaaaatgctctcatattttgggacggagggagtaatatttaatGTTGGGCCAATTCTGATATGCAATCTGACAGTGCCATGTTTTCAGGTATCAATGCACCAACGTCGCAGTCCCTCTTGAACTACATCCTTCTTGCTCTTGTCTACGGTGGAATACTCCTCTACCGGAGACAGCCACTCACGGTACGATCCCCCATCCTCTTCTGTTCTTAGCACGCCTCGGGATGAACTGTGAGATGATCAGAAAGCTAAGCCATTAAACTGTTTTAGAACCGTAAGGAATTTGGGGATTCCTGCTCTTGTGCTACCTGTAGCTTTCAGCACATGGCCAACCTCTAGCTAGCTAGTTTGTTCTCTTTGACTAGTTGGTACAGTAGTACTAGTTTGGTTTGCATTGTTTTCCTCCTACATGATTGATGATTGTAGGATACAAGTTTGGTATGTCTTATCCCAATAGTCTGGACTCTGGACCTATGGTCGCAACCTTTATCACTATATGTATGACAAGGTTTATGCTTATTCTGATTCTGTTCTTGCGTACACTGTTGTTGTTGGCACAAGTTGTCACAGTGTTCACAAGTGGCAGAATCATATGAATCCTCTAATGATATATAACTTGAAGTTCTCTACTTTCTTTTTGTGCAGACAAAATGGTACTACTACTTGATCCTCGGCATTATTGATGTGGAGGCTAACTATATCGGTATGTAGTTAACACAAGCAGAAAATGTAATCTTGTATATGCCCCCCTTGAATATAATGTCAATGGGGCTTTTATGCGACACCATGTTTGGGGGAACAAACAtaattgttttttctttgtttatgCAGTTGTCAAATCTTATCAGTACACATCTTTGACGAGTGTGATGCTGCTGGATTGTTGGTCAATTCCATGTGTAATTGTTCTTACTTGGATCTTTTTGAAGACCAAATATGGATTCAGGAAGTTCTTTGGTGTTGGAGTTTGTGTGGCTGGCCTTATATTAGTAGTATTTTCGGACGTCCATGCCTCTGATCGAGCTAGTAAGGATATACTTCTCATCAACCTATATTACAGTTCCATATATCTATTTCCGCAAGTGTTTTTGCGAATCCTGATTAGGAAATTACAAAATTGTTGATCTTGTTATATCAAAATTCAAAATCATAACATCTATTTCTGCAATTTCTTGCAGAAGGGCCCAAACCTTTGAAGGGTGATTTACTTGTAATTGTTGGCTCCATGCTTTATGCTTGCAGTAATGTTACCGAGGTAAACTAGCAACTCTTAGCACCCATAAACACTTCATTTTACGTTTCTGGTTTTCCCTACTTgcatttgaaaaatatattatccCTTTCTCAATGCATGAAGAAGATTCATCAATTCTCTTTCCTAAAAG
The sequence above is drawn from the Triticum aestivum cultivar Chinese Spring chromosome 7A, IWGSC CS RefSeq v2.1, whole genome shotgun sequence genome and encodes:
- the LOC123152247 gene encoding solute carrier family 35 member F1, which codes for MAPPPEEERGGGGCCARWLRREVLLALALGQLISLLITSTGFSSSELARRGINAPTSQSLLNYILLALVYGGILLYRRQPLTTKWYYYLILGIIDVEANYIVVKSYQYTSLTSVMLLDCWSIPCVIVLTWIFLKTKYGFRKFFGVGVCVAGLILVVFSDVHASDRAKGPKPLKGDLLVIVGSMLYACSNVTEEYLVKKNNRIELMAMLGIFGAVISGIQISILEREELHSIKWNAGAVFPFIGFALAMFLFYSTVPTVLKICGATMLNLSLLTSDMWAVLIRIFAYHEKVDWMYFVAFACAAGGLLVYSYRSSKEADDTAQVTGASDEQSRVGDEESGIQNQVRSSFAGGNDNQASYKELPSNGSPSKN